CTGGACATGAGAACGCCCCGCCCGGGCCCCGAGGACCGGGCGGGGCGTCTCTGTGCGACGGGAGGGCCGTCCGTGGGCTCAGGCGGTCACGGCCGGCCGGAACCGGACGCCCATGGTGTGGCGGCCGAGCCGGGCGGCGGCAGGCTCAGGCCACCAGGCCCGCCGCGTTCAGCGTGTACGTCGTCAGGGGTTCGTAGAAGCGGGGGTCCAGGACGTGGTCGTCCAGGGGGATCGTGACCTGCATCGTGCCCTCCGCCTCGCCGATGAAGAGCGCGGGGTCGTTGCAGTCCGCGTAGCCGACGGAGTCCACGCCCCGCTGGCCCGCGCGCCCGGCCCAGCCGTGGTCGGCGATGACGAGGTCCGGGCGTCCGGACTCGCCGAGCGCGTCGAGGATCGCGTTCATCGGCTCCGGGGAGTGGGTGTGCCACAGGCTCGCGCCGCGCTCGAAGACGGCGACGTCGGCGAACTGCACGACGTACCCCTCGTCGGCGACGAGCCCGCCCGGGATCCGGACGATGTCGCAGCCCTGGGCGCGCAGCGCGGCCGCGACCCGGCTGTGCACGTCGATGAGCGCGCCGGGGTGCCCGGTCGCGAAGAGGACCCGCTCACGGCTGGCGGCGGCCTTGCGGAGGCGGGCGGCCATCCGGTCGAGGCCGTCGACGGTGAGTTCGGGGTCGATGGTGTCCTGGCCGGCCCGGTGCGCCGGGTCGTCGACGACGCCGCACCGCTCGGCCATGACGGCGAGCACGTCCTGCTCGTCGGTCCAGCGGTCGCCGAGTTCGAGGCCGAGCCAGTAGTGCCGGTCGCCGTTGGCGAGCTTGCGGTAGTGGGAGAGGTTGTTGTCGCGCGGGGTGGCGACGTCTCCCGCGATCCGGGTGCGGACGAGGTGCTCGACGAGGGCGGGGCGGCTGAGTATCGGCATGAGGTTCATTCTGGCCGAGCCCCGGAGGCGAAGAGCAACCCGTTCCGGCCCGTGGACTACGCGCCCAGCGCCCCGAACGCCCCGTGCGCCAGCTTCCGCAGCAGGTCCTCCATGGGCCCGCGGCCGAGTGCGGCCAGGTGGGGGGTCGAGTTGAGGAGGCCGAAGACGGCGTGGACAGCCGTGCGGGACTCGGACTCCCCCGCGTCGGGGTACAGCTCGCGGACGACGGCGACCCAGAGTTCGACGTACTGCCGCTGGAGCTGCCGGACCCGCTTGCGGTCCTCGTCCTTGAGCCGGTCGAGCTCGCGGTCGTGGAGGGTGATGAGCGGCCGGTCGTCGAGGGCGAAGTCGATGTGCCCGTCGATGAGGGAGCCGAGGAGGACGACCGGGTCCCCGTCGGCCTCGGCCACGCGCAGCTGTCCGCCGGAGAGCAGCCGCTCGCTGATGCCCACCAGGAGCTCGGCGAGCATCGCGTCCTTGCCGGGGAAGTGGCGGTAGAGGCCGGGGCCGCTGATGCCGACCGCCGCTCCTATCTCGTCCACGCCCACGCCGTGGAACCCACGCTCGGCGAAGAGGCGGGCGGCCTCCTTGAGGATCTGCTCGCGGCGGGTCGGCGCGTCCATCCGCGTCGGGCTGGTGGTCATGGATTCGATTCTAGACAACCCGGTTAGCGGTCGTTAACCTGGGCGACATACGTTAACGCTCATTAACCGAGCAAGGGAGCTCGAGGGATGCAGCAGGCACCTGTGCTGACGAGCGCGGCGGATCCCGCGTCCGCGGCCTGGCAGGCCAATGAGGCGGCCCATCACGAGCTGGCGGCGACCCTGCGCGCCAAGCTCGCGGCGGCCGCCCTGGGTGGCGGTGAGAAGTCCAGGGCCCGGCACACCGCGCGCGGCAAGCTGCTGCCGCGGGACCGGGTGGACACGCTCCTCGACCCGGGCTCGCCCTTCCTGGAGCTGGCCCCGCTCGCGGCGAACGGCATGTACGGCGACCAGGCCCCGGCCGCCGGCGTCATCGCGGGCATCGGCCGGGTCTCCGGCCGCGAGTGCGTGATCGTCGCCAACGACGCGACCGTCAAGGGCGGCACGTACTACCCGATGACGGTGAAGAAGCACCTGCGCGCCCAGGAGGTGGCACTGGAGAACCGTCTCCCCTGCCTCTACCTGGTCGACTCGGGCGGCGCGTTCCTGCCGATGCAGGACGAGGTCTTCCCGGACCGGGAGCACTTCGGCCGGATCTTCTACAACCAGGCCCGGATGTCCGGCGCGGGCATCCCGCAGATCGCGGCGGTCCTCGGCTCGTGTACGGCCGGCGGCGCGTACGTCCCGGCGATGAGCGACGAGGCCGTGATCGTACGGAACCAGGGCACGATCTTCCTGGGCGGTCCGCCGCTGGTGAAGGCGGCGACCGGCGAGGTCGTCACGGCCGAGGAGCTCGGCGGCGGCGAGGTCCACTCGCGGATCTCCGGCGTCACCGACCACCTCGCCGAGGACGACGCCCACGCGCTGCGCATCGTCCGGAACATCGTGGCCACGCTCCCCGACCGCGGCCCGCTGCCCTGGAAGGTCGAGCCGGCCGAGGAGCCGAAGGTCGACCCGTACGGTCTGTACGGCGCGGTGCCGGTGGACTCCCGCACCCCGTACGACGTGCGCGAGGTGATCGCCCGGGTCGTGGACGGCTCCCGCTTCCAGGAGTTCAAGTCCGAGTACGGGCAGACGCTGATCACCGGCTTCGCCCGGATCCACGGCCACCCGGTCGGCATCGTCGCCAACAACGGCATCCTGTTCGCCGAGTCCGCCCAGAAGGGCGCGCACTTCATCGAGCTGTGCGACCAGCGCGGGATCCCGCTGGTGTTCCTGCAGAACATCACCGGCTTCATGGTCGGCAAGGCGTACGAGCACGGCGGCATCGCCAAGCACGGCGCGAAGATGGTGACGGCGGTCGCCACGACCCGCGTCCCGAAGCTGACGGTCGTCGTCGGCGGTTCGTACGGCGCGGGCAACTACTCGATGTGCGGCAGGGCGTACTCCCCCCGCTTCCTGTGGATGTGGCCCAACGCCAAGATCTCGGTCATGGGCGGCGAGCAGGCCGCGTCCGTCCTCGCGACGGTCAAGCGCGACCAGCTCGGCGACGAGTGGAGCGCCGAGGACGAGGAGGCCTTCAAGGCCCCGATCCGCGAGCAGTACGAGACGCAGGGCAGCGCCTACTACGCGACCGCCCGGCTGTGGGACGACGGGGTCATCGACCCACTGGAGACCCGGCAGGTCCTCGGCCTCGCCCTGACCGCCTGTGCCAACGCGCCCCTGGGTGACCCCCAGTTCGGCGTCTTCCGGATGTGAAGGGCTCCCAGAAGATGCAGAGCATGTTCGACACCGTCCTCGTGGCCAACCGGGGCGAGATCGCCGTCCGCGTCATCCGCACCCTGCGGGAGCTCGGCGTGCGCTCGGTGGCCGTCTACAGCGACGCGGACGCCGACGCCCGGCACGTACGGGAGGCGGACACCGCGGTACGGATCGGTCCGCCGCCGGCCGCCGAGTCCTATCTGGCCGTCCCCGCGCTGCTCGACGCGGCGAAGCGGACCGGCGCGCAGGCCGTCCACCCCGGCTACGGGTTCCTCGCGGAGAACGCCGGCTTCGCGCAGGCCTGCGCGGACGCGGGCCTCGTCTTCATCGGGCCCTCCGCCGAGGCGATCGCCCTCATGGGCGACAAGATCCGGGCGAAGGCGACCGTGAAGGCCGCCGGCGTGCCGGTCGTGCCCGGCGCGGCCGACCCGGAGATCGCCGCCGCGGCCCGCGAACTGGGGGCGCCCGTCCTGCTGAAGCCCAGCGCGGGCGGCGGCGGCAAGGGCATGCGCCTGGTGCGGGACCTGGCGGTCCTGGACGAGGAGATCGCGGCGGCCCGCCGGGAGGCGCGGGCGTCCTTCGGCGACGACACGCTGCTCGTGGAGCGGTGGATCGACCGGCCCCGGCACATCGAGATCCAGGTCCTGGCGGACGCCCACGGGAACGTGGTGCACCTGGGCGAGCGCGAGTGCTCGCTCCAGCGCCGCCACCAGAAGATCATCGAGGAGGCGCCGAGCGTCCTCCTCGACGAGACGACCCGCGCGGCGATGGGCGCGGCGGCCGTGGAGGCCGCCCGGTCCTGCGGCTATGTCGGCGCGGGAACGGTCGAGTTCATCGTCCCGGGCGGTGACCCGTCCGCGTACTACTTCATGGAGATGAACACCCGTCTCCAGGTCGAGCACCCCGTGACCGAACTGATCACCGGGCTCGACCTGGTGGAGTGGCAGCTGCGGGTCGCCGCCGGTGAGCCGCTCGGCTTCGGCCAGGACGACGTCCGGCTGGACGGCTGGGCGGTCGAGGCCCGGATCTGCGCCGAGGACCCCTCTCGCGGGTTCCTGCCCTCGGGCGGCACGGTCCTCGCCCTGGACGAGCCGCAGGGGGACGGTGTACGGACGGACTCGGGTCTGCTCGAAGGCAGCGAGGTCTCCTCCCTCTACGACCCGATGCTGTCGAAGGTCATCGTCCACGCGGCCGACCGGCCGACGGCCCTGCGGAAGCTCCGCGCGGCCCTCGCCGACCTGGTCACCCTGGGCGTCCCCACGAATGCCGGCTTCCTCCGCCGCCTCCTCGCCCACCCGGACGTGGTGTCCGGGGCGATGGACACGGGCCTGGTCGAGCGGGACGCGGAGAGCCTGGTCCCCCAGGGCGTACCGGACGAGGTGTACGCGGCGGCGGCCGCCGTACGGCTCGCGGGGCTGGCCCCGGCGCCCCGGGACGGCTGGACCGATCCGTTCGACGTGCCGAGCGGGTGGCGCCTCGGCGGCGCCCCGAAGCCGCTCGCCTTCCCGTTCCGGGTACCGGGACTCGAACCGGTGACGGCGGAGGCCCCGGCCGGCTCCCGGGTCACGGCTACCGAGGTGACCGTCACCGTGGACGGCATCACCCACGCCTTCCGCCGCGCGGGCGAATGGCTCGGCCGGGACGGCGATTCCTGGCACGTCCTGGACCACGACCCCGTCGAGGCCGCGCTCTCCGGCGCCCGGCACGGCGGTGCCGACACGCTCGCCGCGCCCATGCCCGGCACCGTCACCGTCGTGAAGGTGGCCGTCGGGGACGAGGTGGAGGCCGGGCAGAGTCTGCTCGTCGTCGAGGCGATGAAGATGGAGCACGTCATCTCCGCCCCGCACGCCGGCACCGTCACCGAGCTGGACGTCACGCCCGGCACCACCGTCGCCATGGACCAGATCCTGGCCGTCGTCGCGCCCCGCGAGGAGGAAGAGGCATGAGCACCGGACTGCCCATGACCGTCCCCGACCCCGCGCTCCCCGCCCGGGTCCGGATCCACGAGGTCGGTGCCCGGGACGGGCTGCAGAACGAGAAGACGGCCGTCCCGACCGAGGTGAAGGCCGAGTTCGTGCGGCGGCTCGCCGCCGCGGGCCTGACGACCATCGAGGCGACCAGCTTCGTGCACCCGAAGTGGGTGCCCCAGCTCGCCGACGCCGAGGAGCTGTTCCCGCAGGTCCGTGACCTTCCGGTACGGCTCCCGGTGCTGGTGCCGAACGAGCGCGGTCTCGACCGGGCCCTCGCCCTCGGCGCCCGTGAGGTCGCCGTGTTCGCCTCGGCGACCGAGTCCTTCGCGAAGGCCAACCTGAACCGGACCGTCGACGAGGCGCTCGCGATGTTCGCGCCGACCGTCACCCGGGCCATAGAGGCCGGTCTGAAGGTCCGCGGCTACCTCTCGATGTGCTTCGGCGACCCCTGGGAGGGCGCCGTCCCCGTCGAGCAGGTCGTCCGGGTGACGAAGGCCCTCGCCGACATGGGCTGCGACGAGCTGAGCCTCGGGGACACGATCGGCGTCGCGACCCCGGGCCACGTCCAGGCCCTCCTCACCGCCCTGAACGAGGGCGGGGTGCCCACCTCCCGTATCGCCGTGCACTTCCACGACACGTACGGGCAGGCCCTGTCCAACACCCTCGCGGCCCTGCGCCACGGGGTGACCACGGTCGACGCCTCCGCGGGCGGCCTCGGCGGCTGCCCGTACGCGAAGAGCGCGACCGGCAATCTCGCCACCGAGGACCTCGTGTGGATGCTCGACGGTCTCGGCATCGAGACCGGGGTCGATCTGGCCGCCCTCACCGCCACAAGCGTGTGGATGGCCGAACAGCTGGGCCGGCCCAGCCCCTCCCGTACCGTCCGCGCCCTCTCCCACAAGGAGTGACGAAAGACATGTCCCTCGACCACCGGCTCACCGAAGAGCACGAGGAACTCCGCCGTACCGTCGAGGAGTTCGCCCACGACGTCGTGGCGCCGAAGATCGGCGACTTCTACGAGCGGCACGAGTTCCCGTACGAGATCGTCCGCGAGATGGGCCGCATGGGCCTGTTCGGGCTGCCGTTCCCCGAGGAGTACGGCGGCATGGGCGGCGACTACCTGGCGCTCGGCATCGCCCTGGAGGAGCTGGCCCGGGTCGACTCCTCCGTGGCCATCACCCTGGAGGCGGGCGTCTCGCTGGGCGCCATGCCGGTCTTCCGCTTCGGTACGGAGGAGCAGAAGCGCGAGTGGCTGCCGAAGCTGTGCGCCGGCGAGATGCTCGGCGCGTTCGGCCTGACCGAGCCCGGCGCCGGCAGTGACGCGGGCGGCACCCGGACGACGGCGGTCCGCGACGGCGACGAGTGGGTCATCAACGGCTCGAAGTGCTTCATCACCAACTCCGGTACGGACATCACGGGTCTGGTGACGGTCACCGCGGTCACCGGCCGCAAGCCCGACGGGCGTCCGCTGATCTCCTCGATCATCGTGCCGTCCGGCACCCCGGGCTTCACGGTCGCCGCCCCGTACTCCAAGGTCGGCTGGAACGCCTCGGACACCCGCGAGCTCTCCTTCGACGACGTCCGCGTCCCGGTGGAGAACCTCCTCGGCGAGGAGGGCCGGGGGTACGCGCAGTTCCTGCGGATCCTGGACGAGGGCCGGGTCGCGATCGCGGCGCTCGCGACGGGCCTCGCGCAGGGCTGTGTGGACGAGTCGGTGAAGTACGCGAAGGAACGTCACGCCTTCGGATCGCCGATCAGCACCTACCAGGCCGTCCAGTTCAAGATCGCCGACATGGAGATGAAGGCCCACATGGCCCGCATCGGCTGGCGGGACGCGGCTTCCCGGCTGGTCCTCGGCGAGTCGTTCAAGAAGGAGGCGGCGATCGCGAAGCTGTACTCCTCCACGGTGGCGGTGGACAACGCCCGCGAGGCGACCCAGATCCACGGCGGCTACGGCTTCATGAACGAGTACCCGGTGGCCCGCATGTGGCGCGACTCGAAGATCCTGGAGATCGGCGAGGGCACCAGCGAGGTCCAGCGGATGCTGATCGCCCGCGAGCTCGGCCTGCCCGCCTGACGGGGCAGGTGAGAGAGAAGGGGCGCGCGGCTCAGGCCGCGCGCCCCTTGTCGTTCTGCCAGTTGTCGTTCTGCTAGCCGGCCGTCACTCCGGCACCCCGGCCGGGCGTGTCGTTCCAGTCCCGGATCCGGGCCGCGAGGTCCGCGAGCCGCGTGTCGAGCGGGCCGACGGCGATGTAGAAGAGGGACTCGTCCACGGGCTTGTCGTCACCGCCCCACCGGACCACGCCGCCGCATTCCGCGAGGACGGCGCGGACGGCGTCGAGCTGGAGCGGGAACAGCGAGCCCTGCGTGGCCCCGATCCCCGGGCGGATCCGCACGGCGGTGCCGGAGGCGAGGTTCGACTCCGGATGGCGGCGGCGCACCTCCTTGGCGGGGCGCCAGCCGACGAGGTCGCCGGTGTGCAGCTCCTCCACCTCGTAGTGGAAGCGGCGCACGACGTGGAGCAGGACGGTCTCGACGTCGCCGATCCACACCGGCACGTCGAGGCCGGTGCCGGACACCGAGCGCGTCCACACCTGGGAGTCGCGGTCGACGTTGGTCTGGATCGTCCAGCCGTTCGCGGACGTCGCCGGACGCTTGGGCTTCCGGGTCCCCGCGACGGCGGCCGTGGCGGCCCCCGTGCCGGCTCCCGTGCCCGGCGCGGCCGTGGCGGTGGCGGACAGGACCGGGCTCAGGGCGGCGGCCGCGCCCACGACGGCGGCGGTCCGGACGACCGTACGCCGCGTCATCTTCTGCTGCATGTGCTTCGTTCTCCTCTCAAGTCTTCTCAGAACAGCCCGATCGCGAAGAAAGGCGCCAGGGAAGCCACCGCGCACACCGTCCAGAACACGGCCCTCGGCACCGGCGTCCGGCGCCTCAGGCGCACGTTCACCAGGCCCCAGACGAGGCCGTAGAGCCCGACGACCGGTACGACGATGACCAGCCACAGCCACATGCCGTCGTTCTCGTTCGGGTCCCGCTCCGTCCACCCGAGGGCGGCGAGCGGTCCGTTGGCCAGGACGTACCAGACCAGGAAGACCGGAACGATTCCCGGCACGCCGAGCAGCAGGTTCACCCCGGCCGGCACGAGCAGCTTCCTCATGTGCACATTCTTCGCGATCGGTGGGGGCCGCTAGACGCGGCAGAGCGCGTTGTAGTTCTCCAGGACCTGGTACAGGCCGACGAGCTCCTGCCCGTACTTCTGCGCGTCGGGGCCGGTGCCGTTGTACCGGGCCAGCAGCGCCTGCGTGTCGGCGAGGCTGGTGGTCAGCGACGGCGAGGGAATGCTCAGCTGATAGGAGTTGTACATCGTGAGGTACGCGACGGAGCGGATGTTGTACTCGACGTCCTGGTTGAGCTGGTCCCAGACCGCCTTCTTGTCGGCGGTTGTCAGCGGGGGCGTGTTGAGGTAGCCCTGCTGGATGCAGTAGTTCCGGGCATCGATGGTCACCCAGGCGAAGATCTGGCCCCAGCCCGTGCTGCAGTCGTCGTCCAGGCCGGCCTTCACGGCCTCGTCGGCGACCACGTCGCCCGCGTTCAGCTTGCGCAGCTCCCACAGGACGGGGGCCTGGATGAGCGCCTTGCGGATCTTGAGCGTCCTGGCGAGGTTGGTGAACAGCCAGTCGTAGCTGAGGACCGCGTCGAAGGCCTCGGTGGTGGTGTTGACGCCGTAGGTGACCCAGTCGTCGTCGACCCAGCCCTCGCCGCCCGTCTCCGGGACGCCGATGGAGGTGAGGTAGGACTGGACGTCCGCGAGCATGGACGCCCGGTACTTGGTCTTGTCGAAGTCCCGGTCCAGGCCGGAGACGATGCCCGCCGGCGGGTAGAAGTCGTTCTGACCCTGGTCCCGGCCGGAGGCCATGTCGTTGTCGATGTTGATGGCGCCGGTGCCGGAGCCGACCGTGATCGTGGAGATCTGGTCGAAGGCCCACTTCGTCGGCAGCGGGTAGCCGAGGTTTCCGGAGAAGCCGGCCGACATGTCGGAGACGAAGGCGGTCTCGGCGTAGCCGGCGTCGGTGACGCGCTGGCAGATGTTGCGCGGGCCGTAGACGCCGACCCGGTAGCCCGAGTTCTCCGCGACGGTGCGGGAGATGCCGCGGAAGTGCGGGAGGATGAAGTCGGTGACCTCGCCGTCCATGGCGTCGTAGTCGACGGCGAAGTAGATGATCGTGCCCGGCTTGAAGCCGTGCGCCTTGGCCCATTCGACGGCGTTGGACGCGTCGACGCAGCCCTGGCCGTACTTGAAGTAGCTCGCCGAGTCGGAGAACGTCTGGTAGATCGGGAAGCAGCGCAGCCCGGCCCCCCTGATCGTCTCCAGCTCGCCCGGCTGGATCTGCTTCTCCGGCAGGCTGGTCTTCGAGGGGTTGTAGAGGTACCGGCCCACGTAGGCGTACCCCGCGTTGACGAGGGTCTGGGCGCGCTCCGGCGTGATCTTGGTGACGCAGTCGCAGGCGCTGCCCTTGCGGGTCTGGTCGCCGTACGAGACGAGGAGCGAGGACCAGGTGGCGTAGTCGCCGACGCCGGTGACCGGCAGCATGGAGAAGGCCTGGAAGCTCTCGACCTCGCTCTGGACCCCGCCGGTGAACTCGCCGAAGATGACGTTGCGCTTGTTCAGGACCATGGCGGCCGTGAACAGGTACGCCCAGGTGCTGCTGTTGCCCTGGCCGACGGTGTGGGACTTCAGGCCGGACTGGGTGCCGGGGCCGAAGTTGCCGTTGGCGACGCCGTCCGCCATGCCCAGCTCGTACTGGATGGCGAACAGCATGGACTTGGCGACGTCGCGGGAGTGGTGACCGTCGCAGGGGATGATGTAGAAGTCCCGGCGGTTCACGTAGCGCGCGTTCAGCCACCGCTGGACGGTGCGGATCTGCTCGTTGGCGCCCGCGGTGCTGACGTAGGCGTCCATGTTGAGCAGGCCCTTGACGACCTTCGGCTCGAGGGAGGTGCCCGGGTAGGCGCCGTCGACGCCCATGTGCAGCTTGAGCTGGGCCACGGCGCTCTGGACCCGGCTGTTGTAGATGCCGTCGATCTCGCCGCCGTCGTAGCCCTTGCAGTACAGGGCGGACTGGATGATGCGGCAGAAGTTCGCCGACGGCATCGTGGAGGCGTTGAGGCTCGGGTACTTCGACTGCAGCGTCGACAGCGTGGTGGGGCCGAAAGCGTTCGACAGGCTGGTGAGGCCCATCTCGTACTGGAGGGCCCGGGTGAGGGCGTACATGACCGTCCAGCCGGTCTTGCCGTCCTCTTCCAGCTTGGATATGCCCAGCATCGCCCCGTTGTTGTAGGTCGAGTTGATGAAGCGCTGGGCCCTCTCGACCATAGCGTCGGCCATGGATCTCCTTCGTTCTGTGGCAACGCACGCGGAGAGGCGTCACGCCGTCGCCGAAACGAGGAGCCCCCTCTCCTGAAATCAGCCAGACCCTAGCAGCGAATTCCCCTCTATTGATCAAGATGAGGTTAGGCTAACCTCAGTTCCATGACGCATGCCGAGACCGCCCCCTTCCAGTTCTTCTCCCTCCAGGTCGACCGGACACGGCGACTCGGCCCTTCCCTGGTCCGGATCACCTTCACCGGGGACGACTTGAAGAACTTCGCCGCCGGGGGCCGCGATCAGTCGCTCTCCCTCTTCCTGCCGCACCCTGGCCAGAAAGCGCCGGTCCTGCCACCCCTGGACAACCCGGACATGTACGCCATCCTGGGCGCCTGGCGCGCGATGCCCGACGACGAGCGGGCCGTGATGCGCTCGTACACCGTCCGCGAGCAGCGCACGACCCCCGTGAACGAGGTCGACATCGACTTCGCCCTCCACGCTGAGACATCAGCCGCCGGCACGGCGGGCGTCGGACCGGCCTGCCGCTGGGCGAGCCGCGCCGAGCCCGGCGACCGGGTGGTCGTCCTGGGCCCGGCGGTCGCCGAGAACACCGGTGTCCGCTTCCAACTGCCCGAGGACGCCGACTCCGTACTGATCTGGGCCGACGAGACGGCCCTCCCCGCCACCTCCGCGATCCTGGAGTGGCTGCCGGCCGAGACCCGCGCCCAAGTGTTCCTCGAAGTGCCGTTCTCCGGCGACCGGACGGAGCTCGCTACCGAGGCGGACGCCACGGTCACCTGGCTCGTACGGGAGGAGGGGGCGCCGTCCGCCGTGGACGCGGTGTCCGGCGCCGAGCTGCCCGGGAAGGCCCCGTACGTCTGGATCGCGGGCGAGTCCGGCTCGGTGAAGGCGCTGCGCCGCCACTTCGTACGGGAGCGGGGGCTCGACCGACGCCGGGTCACGTTCGTCGGCTACTGGCGCAAGGGCCTGTCCGAGGACGCCCTGCGCGAGGTGCCGGACGAGACGGCGCAGGACGAGGCGTAACTCCTGACGGGTCCCCCCGGGGACCCCTTCCGACCCCCAGGGACCCCTTCCGACCCCTGGGGACCCGTTGACGGGCCCCCAGGGACCCCTCCAGCCCCCACAGGGCCGGCGGCCCCCCAACCTCGACGGGTTGGGGGGCCGTTGTGCGTCTTAGTTAGGTTAGGCTAACCTAACTGAGACCGACCGAGTCCGCTCCCGGAAGGGCCCCCACATGCGCTCCCACCTGCTCAACGACACGACGGCGGAGTCATACCGACGCTCCGTCACCGAAGGAGTCGAGCGGGTGGCGAGGAAACTCGCCACGGCACACGGACCGTTCACCGGCATCACCCCCGCCCAGCTCGCCCCCGTCGTCGACGCCGTCGACCTCGACCGTCCGCTCGGCGACGCCTCCGCCGCCCTCGACGAGCTGGAGAGCGTCTACCTCCGCGACGCCGTCTACTTCCACCACCCCCGCTACCTCGGGCACCTCAACTGCCCGGTGGTCATCCCCGCCGTCCTCGGCGAGGCCGTCCTCTCCGCCGTCAACTCCTCCCTCGACACCTGGGACCAGAGCGCCGGCGGCACCCTCATCGAGCGGAAACTGATCGACTGGACCACCGGCCGCATCGGCCTCGGCCCGCTCGCCGACGGCGTCTTCACCAGCGGCGGCACCCAGTCCAACCTCCAGGCCCTGCTCCTCGCCCGCGAGGAAGCCGGCAGCACCGACCTGTCGAAGCTGCGGATCTTCTCCTCCGAGTGCAGCCACTTCAGCGTCCAGAAGTCCGCCCAGCTGCTCGGCCTGGGCCGCGACGCGGTCGTCGCCGTCCCGGTCGACCGGAACAAGCGGATGCAGTCCGTCGTCCTCGCCGCCGAGCTGGAGGCCTGCCGCGCCGAGGGCCTCATCCCGATGGCGATCGTCGCCACCGCCGGCACCACCGACTTCGGCTCCATCGACCCGCTGCCCGAGATCGCGGCCCTCGCCGCCGAGTACGGCGCCTGGATGCACGTCGACGCCGCCTACGGCTGCGGGCTGCTCGCCTCCCGG
This is a stretch of genomic DNA from Streptomyces sp. R44. It encodes these proteins:
- a CDS encoding phosphatase — encoded protein: MPILSRPALVEHLVRTRIAGDVATPRDNNLSHYRKLANGDRHYWLGLELGDRWTDEQDVLAVMAERCGVVDDPAHRAGQDTIDPELTVDGLDRMAARLRKAAASRERVLFATGHPGALIDVHSRVAAALRAQGCDIVRIPGGLVADEGYVVQFADVAVFERGASLWHTHSPEPMNAILDALGESGRPDLVIADHGWAGRAGQRGVDSVGYADCNDPALFIGEAEGTMQVTIPLDDHVLDPRFYEPLTTYTLNAAGLVA
- a CDS encoding TetR/AcrR family transcriptional regulator, giving the protein MTTSPTRMDAPTRREQILKEAARLFAERGFHGVGVDEIGAAVGISGPGLYRHFPGKDAMLAELLVGISERLLSGGQLRVAEADGDPVVLLGSLIDGHIDFALDDRPLITLHDRELDRLKDEDRKRVRQLQRQYVELWVAVVRELYPDAGESESRTAVHAVFGLLNSTPHLAALGRGPMEDLLRKLAHGAFGALGA
- a CDS encoding hydroxymethylglutaryl-CoA lyase, whose protein sequence is MSTGLPMTVPDPALPARVRIHEVGARDGLQNEKTAVPTEVKAEFVRRLAAAGLTTIEATSFVHPKWVPQLADAEELFPQVRDLPVRLPVLVPNERGLDRALALGAREVAVFASATESFAKANLNRTVDEALAMFAPTVTRAIEAGLKVRGYLSMCFGDPWEGAVPVEQVVRVTKALADMGCDELSLGDTIGVATPGHVQALLTALNEGGVPTSRIAVHFHDTYGQALSNTLAALRHGVTTVDASAGGLGGCPYAKSATGNLATEDLVWMLDGLGIETGVDLAALTATSVWMAEQLGRPSPSRTVRALSHKE
- a CDS encoding biotin carboxylase N-terminal domain-containing protein, coding for MFDTVLVANRGEIAVRVIRTLRELGVRSVAVYSDADADARHVREADTAVRIGPPPAAESYLAVPALLDAAKRTGAQAVHPGYGFLAENAGFAQACADAGLVFIGPSAEAIALMGDKIRAKATVKAAGVPVVPGAADPEIAAAARELGAPVLLKPSAGGGGKGMRLVRDLAVLDEEIAAARREARASFGDDTLLVERWIDRPRHIEIQVLADAHGNVVHLGERECSLQRRHQKIIEEAPSVLLDETTRAAMGAAAVEAARSCGYVGAGTVEFIVPGGDPSAYYFMEMNTRLQVEHPVTELITGLDLVEWQLRVAAGEPLGFGQDDVRLDGWAVEARICAEDPSRGFLPSGGTVLALDEPQGDGVRTDSGLLEGSEVSSLYDPMLSKVIVHAADRPTALRKLRAALADLVTLGVPTNAGFLRRLLAHPDVVSGAMDTGLVERDAESLVPQGVPDEVYAAAAAVRLAGLAPAPRDGWTDPFDVPSGWRLGGAPKPLAFPFRVPGLEPVTAEAPAGSRVTATEVTVTVDGITHAFRRAGEWLGRDGDSWHVLDHDPVEAALSGARHGGADTLAAPMPGTVTVVKVAVGDEVEAGQSLLVVEAMKMEHVISAPHAGTVTELDVTPGTTVAMDQILAVVAPREEEEA
- a CDS encoding carboxyl transferase domain-containing protein, which encodes MQQAPVLTSAADPASAAWQANEAAHHELAATLRAKLAAAALGGGEKSRARHTARGKLLPRDRVDTLLDPGSPFLELAPLAANGMYGDQAPAAGVIAGIGRVSGRECVIVANDATVKGGTYYPMTVKKHLRAQEVALENRLPCLYLVDSGGAFLPMQDEVFPDREHFGRIFYNQARMSGAGIPQIAAVLGSCTAGGAYVPAMSDEAVIVRNQGTIFLGGPPLVKAATGEVVTAEELGGGEVHSRISGVTDHLAEDDAHALRIVRNIVATLPDRGPLPWKVEPAEEPKVDPYGLYGAVPVDSRTPYDVREVIARVVDGSRFQEFKSEYGQTLITGFARIHGHPVGIVANNGILFAESAQKGAHFIELCDQRGIPLVFLQNITGFMVGKAYEHGGIAKHGAKMVTAVATTRVPKLTVVVGGSYGAGNYSMCGRAYSPRFLWMWPNAKISVMGGEQAASVLATVKRDQLGDEWSAEDEEAFKAPIREQYETQGSAYYATARLWDDGVIDPLETRQVLGLALTACANAPLGDPQFGVFRM
- a CDS encoding acyl-CoA dehydrogenase family protein, with protein sequence MSLDHRLTEEHEELRRTVEEFAHDVVAPKIGDFYERHEFPYEIVREMGRMGLFGLPFPEEYGGMGGDYLALGIALEELARVDSSVAITLEAGVSLGAMPVFRFGTEEQKREWLPKLCAGEMLGAFGLTEPGAGSDAGGTRTTAVRDGDEWVINGSKCFITNSGTDITGLVTVTAVTGRKPDGRPLISSIIVPSGTPGFTVAAPYSKVGWNASDTRELSFDDVRVPVENLLGEEGRGYAQFLRILDEGRVAIAALATGLAQGCVDESVKYAKERHAFGSPISTYQAVQFKIADMEMKAHMARIGWRDAASRLVLGESFKKEAAIAKLYSSTVAVDNAREATQIHGGYGFMNEYPVARMWRDSKILEIGEGTSEVQRMLIARELGLPA